From Pantoea vagans:
TTGTTTTTAAAAGAATGACCGCCAGGTCGTTACAATCAACTGTCGGACAGTCAGGATAGTAATACACAATAATTTAACATTATCAGAGCTTAGCGTCCTTTTGCGCTGGATATGTATTTTTACCGGTAGTTTCTGCTTTAATAGCCGCAATAATTTCCCGTGATAAAGGGTTAAACAATGCAAAAAATGAACAATTCGCTGCAAAATTACGCATGGGGCAGCAAAACGGCGTTGACTGAGCTTTATGGTATTGCCAATCCCGAGGGTCTGCCGATGGCAGAGCTGTGGATGGGCGCACATCCGAAAAGTCCCTCAACTGTGATGGAACAAGGCAGCGCGCGTTCTTTACGAGACGTGATTGATGCGGCGCCCGCCGCGATGCTGGGTGACGCGGTAGCACAGCGCTTTGGTGAACTGCCGTTCCTGTTCAAAGTGCTGTGCGCCGATCAGCCGCTGTCGATTCAGGTCCATCCCAGCAAACGTGCGGCCGAAGTGGGCTTTGCCCGTGAGAATGCAGCGGGAATTCCGCTGACAGCCGCCGAGCGCAACTACAAAGATGCAAACCACAAGCCGGAGCTGGTCTATGCGCTGACGCCGTTCCAGGCAATGAATGGCTTTCGCACGCTGACGCAGATGGTCTCCCTGCTGGAGCCGGTTGCGGGTGCACATCCTCAGATTGCCCATTTTTTGCAACATCCCGATCAGGAGACACTTGCTGCGCTGTTCTCCACCCTGCTGTCACTGGAGGGTGAAGCGAAATCGCTGGCGCTGGGCGTGCTGAAATCCGCGCTTGATGCGCAGCAGGGCGAGCCGTGGGAAACCATCCGCATGATTGCGGCTGAATACCCTGACGACAGCGGCCTGTTTTCACCGCTGCTGCTGAATGTCATCACCCTGCAGCCCGGCGAGGCGATGTTCCTCTACGCGGAAACCCCGCACGCGTATCTGAAAGGCGTGGCGCTGGAGGTGATGGCCAACTCTGATAACGTATTGCGGGCCGGTTTAA
This genomic window contains:
- the manA gene encoding mannose-6-phosphate isomerase — protein: MQKMNNSLQNYAWGSKTALTELYGIANPEGLPMAELWMGAHPKSPSTVMEQGSARSLRDVIDAAPAAMLGDAVAQRFGELPFLFKVLCADQPLSIQVHPSKRAAEVGFARENAAGIPLTAAERNYKDANHKPELVYALTPFQAMNGFRTLTQMVSLLEPVAGAHPQIAHFLQHPDQETLAALFSTLLSLEGEAKSLALGVLKSALDAQQGEPWETIRMIAAEYPDDSGLFSPLLLNVITLQPGEAMFLYAETPHAYLKGVALEVMANSDNVLRAGLTPKYIDIDELMANLKFDEKPASSLLTEPEQQGHAQRFPIPVEDFAFAIHNLNAEPQSLAQQSAALLFCIEGQAVIAKDDQQLTLKPGESCFIAASESPLTVAGTGRLARVFNDLG